The Manihot esculenta cultivar AM560-2 chromosome 1, M.esculenta_v8, whole genome shotgun sequence genome has a window encoding:
- the LOC110609258 gene encoding paired amphipathic helix protein Sin3-like 4 isoform X1: MKRSRDDVYISSQLKKPMVSSRGETSVQPQMMAGGATSGGGGGGGGGSSGGGGQKLTTNDALAYLKAVKDIFQDKREKYDDFLEVMKDFKAQRIDTAGVIARVKELFKGHRDLILGFNTFLPKGYEITLPLEDEQPPQKKPVEFEEAINFVNKIKTRFQGDDHVYKSFLDILNMYRKENKSITEVYQEVATLFQDHSDLLVEFTHFLPDSSAAASAHYAPSVRNSILRDRSSAMPTMRQMHVDKKERTAASHADCDFSVDRPDPEHDRSLIRSDKDQRRRGEKEKERREDRDRREREDRDYEHDGNCEFMQRFPPKRKPARRVEDAAEYQGGDADENFGMLPVSSTCDDKNAVKSALSQELAFCEKVKEKLRNPDDYQGFLRCLHLYTREIITRPELQSLVGDLLGKYPDLMEGFNEFLARCEKNEGLLAGVVSKKSLWNDGNLPRPVKLEDKDKDRDREREDGVKERERETRERDRLDKNVAFSNNKDLGGHKMSLFSNKDKFLKPINELDLSNCERCTPSYRLLPKNYPIALASQRTELGAEVLNDHWVSVTSGSEDYSFKHMRKNQYEESLFRCEDDRFELDMLLESVNVTTKRVEELLEKINNNSIKTDSPIRIEDHLTALNRRCIERLYGDHGLDVMDVLRKNASLALPVILTRLKQKQEEWARCRADFNKVWAEIYSKNYYKSLDHRSFYFKQQDTKSLSTKALLSEIKEISEKKRKEDDVLLAFAAGNRRPIIPNLEFEYPDPEIHEDLYQLIKYSCGEVCTTEQLDKVMKIWTTFLEPVLGVPSRPQGAEDTEDVVKAKNHSSKSGDSEGSPNGGGATVLNKHSNLSRNGDESIPPEQSSSCKAWLLNGDNGIKENGSPDADRIAHKSDTSCSTVQHDKMQINIASADETSVVGNGKQATSNERLVNSNKSLVTGANLSNGQTNIESGLSIPTSRPSNGTVNSGLGLGSSNEIVPSAEGRDFSRPTVSTNGVTTEGAKNPKYNDESAQQFKIEREEGELSPIGDFEEDNFAAYGEGGLEALLKAKESAASRQYQTKHGGENDADADDEGDESAHRSSEDTENASENGDVSGSESGDGEDCSREEHEEDGEHDEHDNKAESEGEAEGMADAHDVEGEGTILPFSERFLLNVKPLAKHVPPTLHDKEKGSRVFYGNDSFYVLLRLHQTLYERIQSAKINSSSAERKWRASNDTSSIDQYARFMSALYNLLDGSSDNTKFEDDCRAIIGTQSYVLFTLDKLIYKLVKQLQTVATDEMDNKLLQLYAYEKSRKPGRFFDVVYHENARVLLHDENIYRIECSSTPTHLSIQLMDFEHDKPEVTAVSMDPNFAAYLHNDFLSVVPDKKEKPGIFLKRNKRRCVSHDECKATEGFQVFNGLECKIACNSSKVSYVLDTEDFLFRTKKRRKILQPSSSCQEQANISRRVQHFHKWLSSS; encoded by the exons ATGAAGAGGTCAAGAGATGATGTTTACATCAGCTCTCAACTTAAAAAACCCATGGTTTCTTCTCGAGGAGAAAC CTCGGTGCAACCCCAGATGATGGCAGGAGGTGCTActagtggtggtggaggaggaggaggaggtggcaGCAGCGGCGGCGGTGGACAAAAACTTACCACAAATGATGCCTTGGCATATCTCAAGGCTGTGAAGGACATATTTCAAGACAAAAGGGAAAAATATGATGACTTTCTTGAGGTCATGAAGGATTTCAAAGCTCAAAG AATTGACACTGCAGGTGTCATAGCAAGGGTGAAGGAGTTATTTAAAGGGCATCGTGACCTAATTTTAGGTTTCAATACCTTCTTGCCTAAGGGATATGAGATCACACTACCTCTAGAGGATGAACAACCTCCACAGAAGAAGCCTGTTGAATTTGAAGAAGCAATTAATTTTGTGAACAAAATTAAG ACAAGGTTTCAAGGTGATGATCATGTTTACAAATCATTTTTAGACATTTTGAACATGTacaggaaagaaaataaatccATCACTGAAGTCTACCAAGAG GTTGCTACACTTTTTCAAGACCATAGTGATCTGCTTGTGGAGTTTACCCATTTTCTACCTGACTCTTCGGCTGCAGCCTCTGCTCACTATGCTCCATCTGTTAGGAATTCCATTCTTCGTGATAGGAGCTCTGCTATGCCCACAATGCGCCAAATGCATGTGGATAAG AAAGAAAGGACCGCTGCTTCCCATGCTGATTGTGACTTCAGTGTTGACCGTCCTGATCCAGAGCATGATAGATCTCTGATCAGATCAGacaaagaccaaaggaggcgtGGTGAAAAGGAAAAGGAGAGGAGAGAAGATCGAGATAGGAGAGAACGGGAAGATAGAGATTATGAGCATGATGGTAACTGTGAATTCATGCAACGGTTTCCCCCCAAAAGGAAACCTGCTCGTAGGGTTGAAGACGCTGCTGAATATCAAGGTGGGGATGCCGATGAAAACTTTGGAATGCTTCCTGTTTCATCCACTTGTGATGATAAAAATGCTGTGAAAA GTGCTTTAAGCCAAGAGCTCGCATTCTGTGAGAAAGTGAAGGAAAAGTTGCGTAATCCAGATGATTACCAGGGATTTTTGAGGTGTCTTCACCTATACACCAGAGAAATAATTACAAGACCAGAACTGCAATCTTTG GTTGGTGATTTACTTGGAAAGTATCCAGATCTTATGGAGGGCTTCAATGAATTTTTGGCACGTTGTGAGAAGAATG AGGGTCTGCTAGCTGGTGTTGTGAGTAAAA AATCCTTGTGGAATGATGGTAACTTACCCAGACCTGTCAAGCTAGAGGACAAGGATAAAGATCGGGATCGCGAGAGGGAAGATGGGGTGAAAGAAAGAGAACGTGAAACACGGGAAAGGGATAGACTTGACAAAAATGTAGCATTTAGCAATAATAAAGATTTGGGGGGTCATAAGATGTCTTTATTTTCCAACAAGGATAAGTTTTTGAAACCAATTAATGAACTCGACCTATCTAACTGTGAGCGCTGCACTCCCAGTTATCGACTTCTGCCCAAGAAT TATCCCATAGCTTTAGCGAGCCAGAGGACAGAACTCGGTGCTGAAGTACTGAATGATCATTGGGTATCTGTCACTTCAGGAAGTGAAGATTACTCTTTTAAACACATGCGCAAAAACCAGTATGAAGAAAGCCTGTTTCGATGTGAAGATGACAG GTTTGAGCTGGACATGTTGTTGGAGTCTGTTAATGTGACAACCAAGCGTGTAGAAGAACTATTAGAAAAGATCAACAACAACTCAATAAAAACAGATTCTCCAATACGTATTGAGGACCACTTAACAG CTCTGAATCGGAGGTGTATTGAACGTTTATATGGTGATCATGGGCTGGATGTGATGGATGTATTAAGGAAGAATGCTTCTCTTGCTTTGCCAGTCATATTAACTCGTTTGAAGCAGAAACAAGAAGAGTGGGCAAGGTGTCGTGCTGATTTCAACAAAGTTTGGGCTGAAATTTATTCCAAGAACTATTATAAGTCCCTTGATCATCGTAGTTTCTATTTCAAGCAACAGGATACAAAGAGCTTGAGCACAAAAG CCTTATTGTCAGAGATCAAGGAAATTAGTGAGAAAAAGCGTAAAGAAGATGATGTGCTTCTTGCATTTGCTGCTGGCAACAGAAGACCTATTATACCTAATTTGGAATTTGAGTATCCAGATCCTGAGATTCATGAGGATTTATACCAGCTCATCAAATACTCTTGTGGAGAAGTTTGTACAACTGAACAGTTGGACAAAGTGATGAAGATTTGGACAACTTTCTTGGAACCCGTGCTTGGTGTTCCTTCCCGGCCTCAGGGTGCAGAAGACACTGAAGATGTTGTGAAGGCAAAGAATCATTCTTCCAAAAGTGGAGATAGTGAAGGAAGCCCAAATGGTGGTGGTGCTACAGTCCTCAACAAGcattcaaatctttcaaggaaTGGAGATGAGAGTATCCCACCTGAGCAATCGAGTTCTTGCAAGGCTTGGTTGCTTAATGGAGATAATGGCATTAAGGAAAATGGTTCTCCAGATGCAGATCGTATAGCTCACAAGAGTGATACTTCCTGCAGTACTGTTCAACACGATAAGATGCAGATTAATATAGCCTCAGCTGATGAAACATCAGTGGTTGGAAATGGCAAACAAGCTACTTCGAATGAACGATTAGTCAATTCAAACAAATCACTTGTCACAGGAGCAAATCTAAGTAATGGACAAACTAACATAGAATCAG GACTTAGTATTCCTACTTCAAGACCAAGTAATGGTACAGTTAATAGCGGGCTTGGATTAGGTTCAAGCAATGAAATTGTACCCTCAGCAGAG GGTCGTGATTTTTCAAGACCAACTGTATCCACAAATGGGGTGACAACAGAAGGTGCCAAGAATCCTAAATATAATGATGAATCTGCTcaacaatttaaaattgaaagagaAGAAGGTGAATTATCTCCAATTGGAGACTTTGAGGAGGACAATTTTGCAGCTTATGGAGAAGGTGGTTTGGAGGCTCTGCTTAAGGCAAAGGAAAGTGCTGCAAGTAGGCAGTACCAAACGAAACATGGGGGAGAAAACGATGCTGATGCTGATGATGAAGGCGATGAAAGTGCTCACAGGTCATCAGAGGACACTGAGAATGCCTCTGAAAATGGTGATGTATCTGGAAGTGAATCTGGTGATGGTGAAGATTGCTCTCGGGAAGAGCATGAGGAAGATGGAGAACATGATGAGCATGATAATAAAGCTGAAAGTGAAGGTGAGGCTGAAGGGATGGCTGATGCCCATGATGTTGAAGGAGAAGGAACGATTTTGCCATTTTCAGAACGTTTTCTTCTAAATGTGAAGCCTCTAGCAAAGCATGTCCCTCCAACATTACATGACAAAGAAAAGGGTTCTCGAGTTTTCTATGGAAATGATTCCTTCTATGTGCTTCTTAGGCTTCACCAA ACATTGTACGAGAGAATACAATCAGCAAAAATCAATTCATCATCTGCTGAAAGGAAATGGAGAGCCTCAAATGATACAAGTTCAATTGACCAATATGCCAG gtttatgagtgcTCTTTACAATTTACTTGATGGTTCTTCTGATAATACGAAATTTGAGGATGATTGCCGAGCTATTATTGGAACTCAATCATATGTTCTTTTCACATTGGACAAGTTGATATATAAGCTTGTCAAACAG CTCCAAACAGTGGCAACTGATGAAATGGACAACAAGCTGCTCCAACTATATGCATATGAAAAGTCAAGAAAACCTGGAAGATTTTTTGATGTAGTTTATCATGAAAATGCCCGTGTTCTTCTCCATGATGAGAACATATATCGTATAGAATGT TCTTCTACACCAACCCATTTGTCTATTCAGCTAATGGACTTTGAACATGATAAGCCTGAAGTGACTGCGGTCTCCATGGATCCCAATTTTGCAGCATATTTGCACAATGACTTCCTCTCCGTTGTTCCTGACAAAAAGGAGAAGCCTGGGATTTTCCTGAAAAG GAATAAAAGAAGATGTGTCAGTCATGATGAATGCAAGGCAACAGAAGGATTTCAAGTTTTTAATGGTCTAGAGTGCAAGATTGCATGCAATTCCTCCAAA GTATCCTACGTTTTAGATACAGAAGATTTTTTGTTCCGCACCAAAAAGAGAAGGAAAATTTTGCAACCAAGCAGTTCATGCCAAGAGCAGGCAAATATTTCGAGAAGAGTACAGCACTTTCACAAATGGCTATCCAGTTCATAG
- the LOC110609258 gene encoding paired amphipathic helix protein Sin3-like 4 isoform X2, which produces MKRSRDDVYISSQLKKPMVSSRGETSVQPQMMAGGATSGGGGGGGGGSSGGGGQKLTTNDALAYLKAVKDIFQDKREKYDDFLEVMKDFKAQRIDTAGVIARVKELFKGHRDLILGFNTFLPKGYEITLPLEDEQPPQKKPVEFEEAINFVNKIKTRFQGDDHVYKSFLDILNMYRKENKSITEVYQEVATLFQDHSDLLVEFTHFLPDSSAAASAHYAPSVRNSILRDRSSAMPTMRQMHVDKKERTAASHADCDFSVDRPDPEHDRSLIRSDKDQRRRGEKEKERREDRDRREREDRDYEHDGNCEFMQRFPPKRKPARRVEDAAEYQGGDADENFGMLPVSSTCDDKNAVKSALSQELAFCEKVKEKLRNPDDYQGFLRCLHLYTREIITRPELQSLVGDLLGKYPDLMEGFNEFLARCEKNEGLLAGVVSKKSLWNDGNLPRPVKLEDKDKDRDREREDGVKERERETRERDRLDKNVAFSNNKDLGGHKMSLFSNKDKFLKPINELDLSNCERCTPSYRLLPKNYPIALASQRTELGAEVLNDHWVSVTSGSEDYSFKHMRKNQYEESLFRCEDDRFELDMLLESVNVTTKRVEELLEKINNNSIKTDSPIRIEDHLTALNRRCIERLYGDHGLDVMDVLRKNASLALPVILTRLKQKQEEWARCRADFNKVWAEIYSKNYYKSLDHRSFYFKQQDTKSLSTKALLSEIKEISEKKRKEDDVLLAFAAGNRRPIIPNLEFEYPDPEIHEDLYQLIKYSCGEVCTTEQLDKVMKIWTTFLEPVLGVPSRPQGAEDTEDVVKAKNHSSKSGDSEGSPNGGGATVLNKHSNLSRNGDESIPPEQSSSCKAWLLNGDNGIKENGSPDADRIAHKSDTSCSTVQHDKMQINIASADETSVVGNGKQATSNERLVNSNKSLVTGANLSNGQTNIESGLSIPTSRPSNGTVNSGLGLGSSNEIVPSAEGRDFSRPTVSTNGVTTEGAKNPKYNDESAQQFKIEREEGELSPIGDFEEDNFAAYGEGGLEALLKAKESAASRQYQTKHGGENDADADDEGDESAHRSSEDTENASENGDVSGSESGDGEDCSREEHEEDGEHDEHDNKAESEGEAEGMADAHDVEGEGTILPFSERFLLNVKPLAKHVPPTLHDKEKGSRVFYGNDSFYVLLRLHQTLYERIQSAKINSSSAERKWRASNDTSSIDQYARFMSALYNLLDGSSDNTKFEDDCRAIIGTQSYVLFTLDKLIYKLVKQLQTVATDEMDNKLLQLYAYEKSRKPGRFFDVVYHENARVLLHDENIYRIECSSTPTHLSIQLMDFEHDKPEVTAVSMDPNFAAYLHNDFLSVVPDKKEKPGIFLKRCVSHDECKATEGFQVFNGLECKIACNSSKVSYVLDTEDFLFRTKKRRKILQPSSSCQEQANISRRVQHFHKWLSSS; this is translated from the exons ATGAAGAGGTCAAGAGATGATGTTTACATCAGCTCTCAACTTAAAAAACCCATGGTTTCTTCTCGAGGAGAAAC CTCGGTGCAACCCCAGATGATGGCAGGAGGTGCTActagtggtggtggaggaggaggaggaggtggcaGCAGCGGCGGCGGTGGACAAAAACTTACCACAAATGATGCCTTGGCATATCTCAAGGCTGTGAAGGACATATTTCAAGACAAAAGGGAAAAATATGATGACTTTCTTGAGGTCATGAAGGATTTCAAAGCTCAAAG AATTGACACTGCAGGTGTCATAGCAAGGGTGAAGGAGTTATTTAAAGGGCATCGTGACCTAATTTTAGGTTTCAATACCTTCTTGCCTAAGGGATATGAGATCACACTACCTCTAGAGGATGAACAACCTCCACAGAAGAAGCCTGTTGAATTTGAAGAAGCAATTAATTTTGTGAACAAAATTAAG ACAAGGTTTCAAGGTGATGATCATGTTTACAAATCATTTTTAGACATTTTGAACATGTacaggaaagaaaataaatccATCACTGAAGTCTACCAAGAG GTTGCTACACTTTTTCAAGACCATAGTGATCTGCTTGTGGAGTTTACCCATTTTCTACCTGACTCTTCGGCTGCAGCCTCTGCTCACTATGCTCCATCTGTTAGGAATTCCATTCTTCGTGATAGGAGCTCTGCTATGCCCACAATGCGCCAAATGCATGTGGATAAG AAAGAAAGGACCGCTGCTTCCCATGCTGATTGTGACTTCAGTGTTGACCGTCCTGATCCAGAGCATGATAGATCTCTGATCAGATCAGacaaagaccaaaggaggcgtGGTGAAAAGGAAAAGGAGAGGAGAGAAGATCGAGATAGGAGAGAACGGGAAGATAGAGATTATGAGCATGATGGTAACTGTGAATTCATGCAACGGTTTCCCCCCAAAAGGAAACCTGCTCGTAGGGTTGAAGACGCTGCTGAATATCAAGGTGGGGATGCCGATGAAAACTTTGGAATGCTTCCTGTTTCATCCACTTGTGATGATAAAAATGCTGTGAAAA GTGCTTTAAGCCAAGAGCTCGCATTCTGTGAGAAAGTGAAGGAAAAGTTGCGTAATCCAGATGATTACCAGGGATTTTTGAGGTGTCTTCACCTATACACCAGAGAAATAATTACAAGACCAGAACTGCAATCTTTG GTTGGTGATTTACTTGGAAAGTATCCAGATCTTATGGAGGGCTTCAATGAATTTTTGGCACGTTGTGAGAAGAATG AGGGTCTGCTAGCTGGTGTTGTGAGTAAAA AATCCTTGTGGAATGATGGTAACTTACCCAGACCTGTCAAGCTAGAGGACAAGGATAAAGATCGGGATCGCGAGAGGGAAGATGGGGTGAAAGAAAGAGAACGTGAAACACGGGAAAGGGATAGACTTGACAAAAATGTAGCATTTAGCAATAATAAAGATTTGGGGGGTCATAAGATGTCTTTATTTTCCAACAAGGATAAGTTTTTGAAACCAATTAATGAACTCGACCTATCTAACTGTGAGCGCTGCACTCCCAGTTATCGACTTCTGCCCAAGAAT TATCCCATAGCTTTAGCGAGCCAGAGGACAGAACTCGGTGCTGAAGTACTGAATGATCATTGGGTATCTGTCACTTCAGGAAGTGAAGATTACTCTTTTAAACACATGCGCAAAAACCAGTATGAAGAAAGCCTGTTTCGATGTGAAGATGACAG GTTTGAGCTGGACATGTTGTTGGAGTCTGTTAATGTGACAACCAAGCGTGTAGAAGAACTATTAGAAAAGATCAACAACAACTCAATAAAAACAGATTCTCCAATACGTATTGAGGACCACTTAACAG CTCTGAATCGGAGGTGTATTGAACGTTTATATGGTGATCATGGGCTGGATGTGATGGATGTATTAAGGAAGAATGCTTCTCTTGCTTTGCCAGTCATATTAACTCGTTTGAAGCAGAAACAAGAAGAGTGGGCAAGGTGTCGTGCTGATTTCAACAAAGTTTGGGCTGAAATTTATTCCAAGAACTATTATAAGTCCCTTGATCATCGTAGTTTCTATTTCAAGCAACAGGATACAAAGAGCTTGAGCACAAAAG CCTTATTGTCAGAGATCAAGGAAATTAGTGAGAAAAAGCGTAAAGAAGATGATGTGCTTCTTGCATTTGCTGCTGGCAACAGAAGACCTATTATACCTAATTTGGAATTTGAGTATCCAGATCCTGAGATTCATGAGGATTTATACCAGCTCATCAAATACTCTTGTGGAGAAGTTTGTACAACTGAACAGTTGGACAAAGTGATGAAGATTTGGACAACTTTCTTGGAACCCGTGCTTGGTGTTCCTTCCCGGCCTCAGGGTGCAGAAGACACTGAAGATGTTGTGAAGGCAAAGAATCATTCTTCCAAAAGTGGAGATAGTGAAGGAAGCCCAAATGGTGGTGGTGCTACAGTCCTCAACAAGcattcaaatctttcaaggaaTGGAGATGAGAGTATCCCACCTGAGCAATCGAGTTCTTGCAAGGCTTGGTTGCTTAATGGAGATAATGGCATTAAGGAAAATGGTTCTCCAGATGCAGATCGTATAGCTCACAAGAGTGATACTTCCTGCAGTACTGTTCAACACGATAAGATGCAGATTAATATAGCCTCAGCTGATGAAACATCAGTGGTTGGAAATGGCAAACAAGCTACTTCGAATGAACGATTAGTCAATTCAAACAAATCACTTGTCACAGGAGCAAATCTAAGTAATGGACAAACTAACATAGAATCAG GACTTAGTATTCCTACTTCAAGACCAAGTAATGGTACAGTTAATAGCGGGCTTGGATTAGGTTCAAGCAATGAAATTGTACCCTCAGCAGAG GGTCGTGATTTTTCAAGACCAACTGTATCCACAAATGGGGTGACAACAGAAGGTGCCAAGAATCCTAAATATAATGATGAATCTGCTcaacaatttaaaattgaaagagaAGAAGGTGAATTATCTCCAATTGGAGACTTTGAGGAGGACAATTTTGCAGCTTATGGAGAAGGTGGTTTGGAGGCTCTGCTTAAGGCAAAGGAAAGTGCTGCAAGTAGGCAGTACCAAACGAAACATGGGGGAGAAAACGATGCTGATGCTGATGATGAAGGCGATGAAAGTGCTCACAGGTCATCAGAGGACACTGAGAATGCCTCTGAAAATGGTGATGTATCTGGAAGTGAATCTGGTGATGGTGAAGATTGCTCTCGGGAAGAGCATGAGGAAGATGGAGAACATGATGAGCATGATAATAAAGCTGAAAGTGAAGGTGAGGCTGAAGGGATGGCTGATGCCCATGATGTTGAAGGAGAAGGAACGATTTTGCCATTTTCAGAACGTTTTCTTCTAAATGTGAAGCCTCTAGCAAAGCATGTCCCTCCAACATTACATGACAAAGAAAAGGGTTCTCGAGTTTTCTATGGAAATGATTCCTTCTATGTGCTTCTTAGGCTTCACCAA ACATTGTACGAGAGAATACAATCAGCAAAAATCAATTCATCATCTGCTGAAAGGAAATGGAGAGCCTCAAATGATACAAGTTCAATTGACCAATATGCCAG gtttatgagtgcTCTTTACAATTTACTTGATGGTTCTTCTGATAATACGAAATTTGAGGATGATTGCCGAGCTATTATTGGAACTCAATCATATGTTCTTTTCACATTGGACAAGTTGATATATAAGCTTGTCAAACAG CTCCAAACAGTGGCAACTGATGAAATGGACAACAAGCTGCTCCAACTATATGCATATGAAAAGTCAAGAAAACCTGGAAGATTTTTTGATGTAGTTTATCATGAAAATGCCCGTGTTCTTCTCCATGATGAGAACATATATCGTATAGAATGT TCTTCTACACCAACCCATTTGTCTATTCAGCTAATGGACTTTGAACATGATAAGCCTGAAGTGACTGCGGTCTCCATGGATCCCAATTTTGCAGCATATTTGCACAATGACTTCCTCTCCGTTGTTCCTGACAAAAAGGAGAAGCCTGGGATTTTCCTGAAAAG ATGTGTCAGTCATGATGAATGCAAGGCAACAGAAGGATTTCAAGTTTTTAATGGTCTAGAGTGCAAGATTGCATGCAATTCCTCCAAA GTATCCTACGTTTTAGATACAGAAGATTTTTTGTTCCGCACCAAAAAGAGAAGGAAAATTTTGCAACCAAGCAGTTCATGCCAAGAGCAGGCAAATATTTCGAGAAGAGTACAGCACTTTCACAAATGGCTATCCAGTTCATAG